The Heteronotia binoei isolate CCM8104 ecotype False Entrance Well chromosome 19, APGP_CSIRO_Hbin_v1, whole genome shotgun sequence genome contains the following window.
TTTATTCACCATGCTTTCTTCAGCAGCGGCCATAttttcagggaagagaaagacTCCTCTATATACAGTCAAAGCCTGGCGCTGTGCAATGGATGATCAATATGAGATTTAAtcagttttaaaacaaatttggGCAGTTTTTGATCCTTTCAGTGGATAGGCCATCGGGGCTCTTGCTTTTCCCTCAGGTGTCCATGGCGTTTTTCTCGCTTTATCCTCTTTAAACATATTTTGCCAGTACTTTCATTAAAGACCCCGTTTCCTGTAATGGAAAACATGCACACTAGTAAGAGCTTCATAGCACACATAAAGAACTCAGCTGCAATTCATAGCAAGGTTTGAGGCAGGAAAATACCGTTCTTGTCTCTGAATGCAACGAGAGTGCAAATTCATGTTTGGTTAAACTCCACCCTTTCATGAAATTTGCAGACAAATCACACCCCAGATTCTGTAAAGCACCCTGCAACCGATGgcactttaatttttaaaagtctgaaatAGGAAGAAGATGCCAAGCGCCTCTCTTTGCTCTTTGGATACCCTTTGCAGTCACACCCTGTTCTGTTTATTTATtgactttcaatttatatcctgccccttcCAAACAGACTCAGTTCACTTTGATGGGAAGAAAAAATCAGAGAGTGACATTCACAGACCCAATGCAAACACATGCGGGATTTCGGGAAGGGTCTCCAGGCTGCTTATATGGCAGGGATCAAAGTGGTCTGTGGGCCCCCTGGCATTCTGGggacacttttcctggtgcccaccaagtgctttagaaagtgggcggaGCTAGGGGAAACTTTTGATTGGACGTGCAGCTTATAAGGCATTCTGCGTTAACCATTCTGTTTACTGAAGATATACTATTGTTAGTAAACATTTGGTAGTAAACACTTTTTTTTGGTTGACTCCACCTcttgcagcagtcattttgtgattgcacccaccaccctgtatCAGTATTCCAAAGTTGCCCACAGGCTGAAAAGTGCTGGGTACCTTTGGTATATGGTATATGGTAAGACCTCAGCTGtagtattttgttcagttttgggcaccacattttaagaaggatatagacaagctggaacgggtccagaggagggcgatgaagatggtgaggggtctggagaccaagtcctatgaggaaaggtttaaggagctggggatgtttagcctggagaggaggtggctgagaggtgatatgatcaccatctccaaatacttgaagggctgtcacagagaggatggtgtagaattgttttctgtagccccagaaggtaggaccagaaccaatgggttgaaattaaatcagaagagtttctggctcaacattaggaagaacttcctgactgttagagtggtttctcagtggaacaggcttcctcgggaggtggtgggctctccttccttggaggtttttaaacagaggctagatggccatctgacaacgatgaagattctgtgaatttggggtaggtatttgtgggtttcctgcattgtgcaggaggttggactagatgaccctggaggtcccttccaactctatgagtctatgatatggggggggggggtgtttctccaTTTTACAATCAGCCTGCGATGTGAAAAAAGCACCCTTTTGGCTTAACCATAACTGACAAATCAATGTCCTTGGGTGAGCAGGAATTAGAACCGGGGCTTTCCTCCTTCAAACAAAACAAGTGCTCTGGTCGATACACCAAACATGATTTCACGGCACATTATTTGCATGAGCATTTCACAAGCGGCTGACATCTGCTTTTCTTAGGAAAAAAAGGAGGGGTCCATGCATAGAACCAATAGGAAAAGGGTTCATTAAGCCTTCTCCCCTTGGGACCCAACTTCTTGAGTCCAAATTGCTTCTCTTGTGCTTCTTTATTGCAGGGTTGTGCTTGGAGAAGCAAATTCATATTTGGAAACATCATAGAGGGAGAAGCAAAGGGGAAGGTGAGGAAAGGGTTAAGATCACCCTTTCCCCTTATCAACTCTCCATTCCAAATTTATTTGTTTGCATCATTTATAATCTACCTTTCTTACTTGGACTCAATGCAAATTACACAGAGTGAGCCGATACAGAATGgtacattcaataaacaatgtgaTAGGCTGAGGGACTTTGTAGTACCAAGCCGAAGTCAAAAAACAGAACCGAAGCAAAGCATTACATCTTAACACGACACATTAATACAATGCAAAATTCCATAGTAGGATCCTAGCTTCCGCAAGCAATACACAATCATACGGACCACAGTCTCTAATAGTTTTTCCAGGTAACTTTGTGAATCGTTCAATTTGTCTTCCATTTGTCTGGGTTTTTAAACATTCATTTGCAGATGTACACAGGTGTAATAACACCTTTGTATCAGAGGAGGGAGCAAACTTCTCCCATAGAAATAATTTATAAATCatcctttccagggctttttttgtagcaggagctcctttgtatattaggccacaaacccttgatgtagccaatcctcctatgggaatcaatctccatagagaataatggagtacccagaagcaatttccctcccccctcccgctttctgaagtggggggaggccctccaaaccaggggatcccctgctcccacctggggattggcaaccctgctgttTGCATTTGGGTTACTGAGCGAGTGTGTTAGACAGAATGAGAAAGAGGACCCATACCTGAGAGTATTTTATGGCTCTACCTATTGGGATAGATGTGTAGGAAAAGACAACTGCTGCTGTTAGGACTGTAACTAAGCCTGTCCTAACAATTCCTCTCTTATCTCCAGATTTGTGATAGGGCTATGGAGGTGCTCGCTTCTTTTCCAATCCACAACCATGGCTAATTCCACATGCATTGGATAATGCACTTGCAATGTGCTTTAGTAatcctttgcagctggattttcctgtgtgaaacaggaaaatctacttgctaaaagtgcattgaaaatgcattatccaaTGCATGTGGAATTAGCCCATATTTCAGTTTTTgtacaggtgggtagccatgttggtttgaagcaacagaacaaagtttgagtccagtgatgcctttaagaaaaagatgatgatattggattgatatcccaatctgtactctgaatctcagagcggtcacaatctcgtttaccttctcccgccccgcaacagacaccctgtgaggtaggtggggctgagagagctcttacagcagctgccctttcaaggacaactcctacaagagctatggctgacccaaggccattccagcagctgcaagtggaggagtggggaatcaaactcatttctcccagataagagtccacacgtttaactactacaccaaactggctctaagaagGTGTCACTGCACTCAAGCTTTGTTCCGTTTCTGTACAGTATTCTGATCAAGTCCCCTTACAATTACGTTAATGTCTTCGATCACCCATAACAATGTCCAGCAGACAGAACACTTGCCCAGCTACATTTCACCTGGAAACCCCCTATGAGAGAGTGCTTGAATGCCCAAGTGAAAGGAGTATAATGTTGAAGAAAGAATGCAGACTATGTGCAACATGGATCCCCAGTCTTTTTGAGTCTTCGGGCACCTCTTGAATTCTGACAAAGGGCAGTGGAcacaatcacaaaatgactgTTTAATTTACATTTCACAATttcctctctccctgcctttgGGTGCCCAATTTTATCTGGGTTGAATCCAAATAAATGTTTATTTgggttgaacccccccccccttctgtcagGGATTGAGGTTATAAATAGCTCTAGTCAACTgttaagcagccccgtggcgcagagtggtaaagctgcagtactgcagtccaaactctctgctcacgacctgagttcgatcccagcggaagctgggttcaggtagccgtctcgaggttgactcagccttccatccttctgaggccggtaaaatgagtacccagcttgctggggggaaaagtgtagatgactggggaaggcaatgacaaaccaccccattaaaaagtctgctgtgaaaatgttgtgatgtgacgtcaccccagagttggaaacagctggtgcttgcacaggggactaccttacttTAGTAAACtgtttcaggcagaagttctgctTAACAAGACACCTTTTAATCTGCATAGCCCTCTGGGTACAATTTTGTATCTCCCTTTCGCTATTGAGTCCTAAACTTCACTACATTTCCATTTGTTCCAACGCTGTCTCTGAAATTCCTTTTAACTAACGACAGAAATCCAACACCTATTTAGGTTGATTATTTTAAGTGGGATGATGAGGCCAGTAATATACATAATGAATTATTGTAGCCTAAATCCATGTTTAaccctcccacaaaaaaaaaaatccaaggatTCTTATATTTCAAGATCTGGTCCTGGAGGAAGTAAGCCGACTTGAGCATGCAGACATACCAGTCTGGCATAATTTAAACAAAATGGAACAAAGCACTTTAGAACAGCTAACGTGAAGTTATTTTTAAACTAGCTGATAAGAGAGACACTGTTGTCGTGTGGGATAGAGAGACTATGTTAAAGAGACATGTAGACCATTGAATCACACAGCTGAGAATCCCAACAAGAGAATTAAGACAGAAATGACTGTATTGACAAACCCATGTACATTTTTTTCCTACAAATGGAGGACAGAGAGTTGCAGTTTTATTTATTgccccaaagagccagtttggtgtagtggttaggtgtgcatactcttatctgggagaactgggttcgactccccactcctccacttgcagctgctggaatggctttgggtcagccatagctctcgcagagttgtccttgaaagggcagcatgtgggagagctctctcagcctcacctacctcacagggtgtctatcatggggggaagaaaataaaagagattgtaagtcactctgagatactgattcagagagaagggcgggctataaatctatggtcttcttctgctTTGAATACATACAGGAACACTCCCAGTCCTTAGATGACCTATAGTATCCAGTTCTGGATCAGTTCTGGAAACTTTAGCTTTCTACATGGATCCATTTTTAAAACCACTGGTTCCCAACATTAGATCCTATTTAAGGAATACAGTAGATTTTTCAAACCACATTCACAGTATACAATTACATACCGAGGAGGTGTTATTAGTGAGTCTGGGTGTTGTTTACACCAATATCCCACAAGATGAGGCTGTGGATGATTTATGTGAGGTGTTTGATGGGAGAAAGCAGAATTCACATCTGCCTACACCTTTTCTGTGCCAAATAGCCAAATTACATCTTAAGAAAAGTTAATTCAGTTTAAtaatagctttttttaaaaaaccaagttTCTGGCTCTGCTAAGGGCTGCAAGTTCACTCCTGAGCTGGCCAATTTTTTAACAGAGAAATTAGAAAACAACTTTATTCTTCAGGAAAACAAAATCCATCTGAAATACAGCGTCCTTTATAAAAGAGATCTGGATGAGATGAGAAAAGAGACATGCTGGATCTTCACTTTGGGAACTTACACCTCAAGGATTAAATGAAGAAATTGACTGGATGTACACATAAGGATTATATATCTTTAATTGGGACAAGGTTTATATATCCATTGGGACAAGGTTTATATATCCATGGAATGCTGTAGCtaagtgggttttttaaaagatttgttgTGCCTCCCTTTTCCTCCGTCTCTTTCTCCTTCACAttctctcccccgccccgccccacaTGTTTCATTTGATTGGTCATTTGCCATGTGAATTAcatcagcccccaccccccatgctatATATGAGATCTGTGAATACTAAAAAGTTGCTGTCAGTTAAAGGTTAATAAATCTATGCACACTCTGAGGGTTTTGATAGCCATTGTCAGGTACATTTATCTCATTTAATTGCAATTTGCCGAGTCCTTAATTAATTGAGCTTGATTTTTCTTATTTAAGTAGCCTTTTCATATACTTTTTATAACAGAAGGAGTTATTGAATCTGCATTCACTGGATGTGTGTGCTTAAACATgtagggggagggacggtagctcagtggtagagcatctgcttggtaagcagaaggtcccaggttcaatccccggcatctccaactaaaaagggtccaggcaaataggcatgaaacacctcagcttgagaccccggagagctgctgccagtctgagtagacaatactgactttgatggaccaaagagatttagtagaaggtagcttcatatgttcacatgttcaaACGTTTCAGAAAACTTCTCATACAAACAAATGTTTTTGCTGCACAGGATATTTGGAATgtgagtaatttttaaaaataaaaaaacaagttTTTTGGggttaaattgtttatttttcatATATAGGTTACTGAATAATTCTATTTTTTACTCATTTTCAGGCCTTATAATCAATCTGCTTTGGCACTAACACATATTTCTATATGTCATAGTGTGCATCTGTACAATAAtctgaccactgaggaaggccaagGAGGCTGAGAGGCATTTAGTCCTCTTTTCAAGTGGTTCACGGTGATCATtctagagctagtttggtgtactggttcagagcagcaggctctaacccggagaactggatttgattccccactcctcctccacatgcatccagctgggtgaccttgggtcagtcacagttctctcaagagcagttctctcagagctctctcagccccacctgcctcacggggtgtctgttgtgggaagagggggggaaggcgatggtaagccattctgagacaccGAATGAAggacggagtataaatccaatctctcttctctaatccaggttagagtccatgcacttaactgctacaccaaactggatctctaaaCTAGCCACATGGAAGGTTATGATGCATCAtatgtgagggggggggcaatcttaCCTGGTCCTTGAGATCACGTTTTCCTTGGTTCTCCTCCAGTATCCTCTCTTGCAGGAGGATTTTAAGGAGCTCCCTCGTCAGCAGGTCCTTCATGTCCTCCAAGACATCGGTGAGCACCGGACGGAAAGCCTCTGGGGTGCTATTTGGCTCAGTTCTTTCCAGAGATGCAGATGGTAAGTGAGAAGAACTGGGCATACTTTTCTTTCCCATAAAATGTCCTGCAAGGACAGTATTATTTATTATTGTGGTTCTCATGACTATGATTTATTCTGCTTCTGGCTCCTAAAGCAGCTCACAGGTCTTTTAAGAAACCTTCAATGCAAATAACATTACAATTCATTctttttcggggagggcattcacAACTGAGCATGGTAAGTGCACTATGGAGGGACATGGGACTCCTTCCTAGGGGCATGTAGAGATGGTTGGagaatgctagggttgccagcctccagttggtgggagtggaagagctgtggctcagtggttgagcatctgcttgccatgcagaaggtcccaggttcaaaccccagcatctccagttgaaaggatcaggtaggaggtgatgggaaagaccttagccttgagaccctggagagtccctGCTGGTCtgaataaacaatactgactttgatcgaCCAAAGAGgcctaaggcagcttcatgtgttcatgtgaatatgagatctcctgggattacaattgatctccaggcagcagagatcagttccccaggcattgtaccccattgaaatcccacccacccccaaaccccaccctcctcatagGGCTGGCAgggtctggagggccccaacccaccagcagggagcaggctgctggtggggggaatCTCCATCTCTGAAGAGCCCCATCACCATGCaccatccctggtgtgatgacatcacctggaagtgacatctgggctggggatgctctaggactcatggtaaaactctat
Protein-coding sequences here:
- the NMB gene encoding neuromedin-B, with protein sequence MASAAAQGRASRRLRLGGLAYLLLLFSSLSCSPSLGDKRDAPFRMREHLWATGHFMGKKSMPSSSHLPSASLERTEPNSTPEAFRPVLTDVLEDMKDLLTRELLKILLQERILEENQGKRDLKDQETGSLMKVLAKYV